From the Dryobates pubescens isolate bDryPub1 chromosome 29, bDryPub1.pri, whole genome shotgun sequence genome, one window contains:
- the CRAT gene encoding carnitine O-acetyltransferase: MWQGANEVPPCPGSIARWKRKPRDSFAGSSVLPAMHRKQKQAEQVQYGHDSSLPSPSLPPCLLLSCSCCCCRAGAGGSWKEQRAPSVGAQHCLEALAPCRCSSVLSLLLEGLGARWCFTGLAVRGKVLAELSRRRVQSLEPCRGSVAPAEGTENLGLRKAWGRLQLHQAALPRLPVPPLQQTLERYLQALEPIVSAEELSHTRRLVAEFRRPGGVGERLQRGLERRAARTENWLSDWWLQTAYLEYRLPVVVHSSPGLVLPKQDFLDRQGQLRFAAKLIEGVLDFKSMIDNERLPVEHMGPDPLCMNQYYQILSSCRVPGPKRDSIVNHARGKQRSRHVTVVHNFQFFELDVYNSDGSPLTAEQLFVQLEKIWNNSLQTNKEPIGILTTDHRNSWAKAYSNLLKDKTNKDSVRAIERSICTVCLDAPVPRAAQGLYHSQVAAQMLHGGGSHLNSGNRWFDKTLQFIIAEDGSCGLVYEHAPSEGPPIVALLDHVMEFTKKPEPEKPALSPLPMPRKLRFNISPEVKKDIEQAKQNLNILVEDLDINILLFHHFGKAFPKSEKISPDAFVQVALQLAYYRMYGRCCATYESASLRRFRLGRTDTIRSASAAALRFLQAMERAGTPEQEKVELLRRAAQAHKEYTTMAIQGNAIDRHLLGLKLQAIEDLVSIPELFMDTAYAVAMHFNLSTSQVPAKTDCVMCFGPVVPDGYGVCYNPLEDHINFAISAFNSCADTNAARMAHYLQQALLDMRALLQAARRARL, from the exons ATGTGGCAGGGTGCTAACGAGGTGCCGCCCTGCCCGGGCAGCATTGCCAGGTGGAAGAGGAAGCCGAGGGACAGCTTTGCCGGCTCCTCTGTCCTGCCAGCCATGCATaggaagcagaagcaagcagagcaggTACAGTATGGCCATGATTCAtctcttcccagcccctctctgcctccctgcctcctcctctcttgttcctgctgctgctgcagagctggggctggtggctcctggaaggagcagagggcaccGTCCgtgggggctcagcactgcctggaggCTTTGGCACCTTGCAGATGTAGCTCagtcctctctctgctgctggaggggctgggggcacggtGGTGTTTCACTGGCCTGGCAGTCAGAGGGAAGGTCctggctgagctcagcaggcgcagggtgcagagcctggagcCGTGCAGGGGTTCAGTGGCTCCAGCAGAGGGAACTGAAAACCTT GGGCTGCGgaaggcctggggcaggctgcagctgcaccaggcggcgctgcccaggctgccggtgccccccctgcagcagacGCTGGAGCGCTACCTGCAGGCGCTGGAGCCCATCGTGAGCGCCGAGGAGCTGAGCCACACGCGGCGGCTGGTGGCGGAGTTCCGGCGCCCGGGCGGCGTCGGGGAGCGGCTGCAGCGGGGCCTGGAGCGCAGAGCCGCCAGGACAGAGAACTGG CTCTCAGACTGGTGGCTGCAGACAGCCTACCTGGAGTACCGGCTGCCCGTGGTGGTGCACTCCAGCCCAGGCCTGGTTCTACCCAAGCAGGATTTTCTGGATCGCCAAGGCCAGCTCAG GTTTGCTGCCAAGCTGATCGAGGGCGTCCTGGATTTCAAGTCCATGATTGACAA CGAGCGCCTCCCCGTGGAGCACATGGGGCCGGATCCCCTCTGCATGAATCAGTACTACCAGATCCTCTCCTCCTGCCGCGTCCCCGGGCCCAAGCGCGACTCCATCGTCAACCACGCCAGGGGCAAGCAGCGCTCCAGGCACGTCACCGTGGTGCACAACTTCCAG TTCTTTGAGCTGGATGTCTACAACAGCGATGGGAGCCCCctcactgctgagcagctctttgTCCAGCTGGAGAAGATCTGGAACAACTCTCTCCAGACCAACAAAGAACCCATTGGGATCCTCACCACCGACCACCGCAACAGCTGGGCCAAAGCCTACAGCAACCTCCTGAAAG acaAGACCAACAAGGACTCGGTGCGCGCCATCGAGAGGAGCATCTGCACGGTGTGCCTGGACGCGCCGGTGCCGCGCGCCGCCCAGGGCCTCTACCACAGCCAGGTGGCTGCACAGATGCTGCACGGGGGGGGCAGCCACCTCAACAGTGGCAACAGATGGTTTGACAAGACCCTGCAG TTCATCATTGCTGAGGATGGTTCCTGTGGGCTGGTTTATGAGCATGCCCCCTCCGAGGGGCCGCCCATCGTCGCCCTGCTGGACCACGTCATGGAGTTCAC GAAGAAGCCTGAGCCGGAgaagccagccctgagccccctgccgATGCCCAGGAAGCTGAGGTTCAACATCAGCCCAGAagtcaagaaggacatcgagcAGGCCAAGCAGAACCTCAACAT ACTGGTTGAGGACCTGGATATCAACATCCTGCTCTTCCACCACTTCGGGAAGGCCTTCCCCAAGTCAGAGAAGATCAGTCCTGACGCTTTTGTGCAGGTGGCCTTGCAGCTGGCCTACTACAG GATGTACGGCCGCTGCTGCGCCACCTACGAGAGCGCCTCCCTGCGGCGGTTCCGCCTGGGCCGCACCGACACCATCCGCTCGGCCTCGGCCGCCGCGCTGCGCTTCCTGCAGGCCATGGAGCGGGCGGGCACGCCg gagcaggagaaggtagagctgctgaggagagctgcccAGGCCCACAAGGAGTACACCACCATG gccaTCCAGGGCAACGCCATAGACCGGCACCTGCTGGGGCTGAAGCTGCAGGCCATCGAGGACCTGGTCAGCATCCCTGAGCTCTTCATGGACACTGCCTATGCTGTGGCCATGCACTTCAACCTCTCCACCAGCCAG gtgCCAGCCAAGACCGACTGCGTGATGTGCTTCGGGCCCGTGGTGCCCGACGGCTACGGCGTCTGCTACAACCCCCTGGAGGACCACATCAACTTCGCCATCTCTGCCTTCAACAGCTGCGCCGACACCAACGCCGCGCGCATGGCGCACTAcctgcagcaggccctgctggaCATgagggccctgctgcaggccgcccgcagggccaggctctga
- the MIGA2 gene encoding mitoguardin 2 isoform X2: protein MAFRRTEGMPLLQALAMTMAEIPVFVYTTFGQSVFAQLRLSPGLRKVLFATALGTVALALAAHQMKRRRRRQLTAEKGGCKPGGITVPILPTRRVSSVKKGYSSRRVQSPGSKSNDTLSGISSIEPSKHSSSSHSLASMVAVSSCSPAAAAGLWEAQAGDAAAVGDSSAESLYVQGMELFEEALQKWEQALTIRQRDSASTSTPVPWDSKRQQESLSESLSEECQRREFAEKLEALLHRAYHLQEEFGASLPADSVLLDLERTLMLPLADGSLRLRTEDEDSSASEDSFFSAAELFDSLHFDQIPFHLSKPVAAYEEALQLVKEGKVACRTLRTELLGCYSDQDFLAKLHCVRQALQELLEDESNQLFFGEVGKQMVIGLMTKADKNPKAFVESYEEMLQYALKQETWATTQQELQGRGVVCMSFFDIVLDFILMDAFEDLENPPSSVLAVLRNRWLSDSFKETALATACWSVLKAKRRLLMVPDGFISHFYSVSEHVSPVLAFGFLGPKQQLSEVCTFFKQILQYLKDMFDLDKVRYSSVPALAEDLLQLSRRRSEILLGYLGTQLPPEANGLLPTDPEPLRELI from the exons ATGGCCTTCCGGAGGACGGAGGGGATGCCgctgctgcaggccctggcCATGACCATGGCGGAGATCCCTGTCTTTGTGTACACCACCTTCGGGCAG TCTGTCTTCGCCCAGCTGCGGCTGTCCCCCGGCCTGCGCAAGGTCCTCTTCGCCACGGCGCTGGGCACcgtggccctggccctggctgcccaccagatgaagcggcggcggcggaggcagctcactgctgagaagggaggctgcaagccAGGGGGCATCACTGTGCCCATCCTGCCCACCAGAAGGGTCTCCTCCGTGAAGAAAG GCTACTCCAGCAggagggtgcagagccctggcagcaaGAGCAACGATACCCTCAGCGGCATCTCCTCCATCGAGCCCAGCAAgcactccagctcctcccacagcctggcctcg atgGTGGcagtcagctcctgcagcccagcagcagcagcagggctgtgggaggcGCAGGCAGGGGATGCTGCGGCCGTGGGGGACTCCAGTGCTGAGAGCCTCTATGTccaag GCATGGAGCTGTTTGAGGAGGCCCTGCAGAAGTGGGAGCAAGCTCTGACCATCAGGCAGAGGGAcagtgccagcaccagcaccccagtgccctgggacagcaagaggcagcaggagagcctcTCTGAGAGCCTCTCAGAG GAGTGCCAGAGGAGGGagtttgctgagaagctggAGGCCCTGCTGCACAGAGCCTACCACCTGCAGGAGGAGTTCGGAGCCTCGCTGCCCGCGGACAGCGTGCTGCTGGACCTGG agaggaCTCTGATGCTGCCGCTGGCGGACGGCTCCCTGCGGCTGCGCACGGAGGACGAGGACAGCTCAGCCTCTGAGGACTCCTtcttctctgcagcagag ctctttgaCTCTCTTCactttgatcagatccccttccACCTCTCCAAGCCAGTGGCTGCCTATGaagaagctctgcagctggtgaaGGAGGGGAAGGTTGCGTGCCGGACGCTGAg GACAGAGCTCCTCGGCTGCTACAGCGACCAGGACTTCCTTGCCAAGCTGCACTGTGTCAGGCAGGCTCTCCAG gagctgctggaggatgaAAGCAACCAACTGTTCTTTGGGGAGGTTGGGAAGCAAATGGTGATAGGGCTGATGACAAAGGCTGACAAG AACCCCAAAGCCTTcgtggagagctatgaggagatgctgcagtATGCCCTGAAGCAGGAGACCTGGGCAAccacccagcaggagctgcagggaagaggg GTGGTGTGCATGAGCTTCTTTGACATTGTGTTGGACTTCATCCTGATGGATGCCTTTGAGGACCTGGAGAACCCTCCCTCCTCCGTGCTGGCCGTGCTGCGCAACCGCTGGCTGTCCGACAGCTTCAAGGAGACT GCTCTGGCCACTGCCTGCTGGTCAGttctgaaagcaaaaagaaGGCTTCTGATG gTCCCGGATGGGTTTATCTCTCACTTCTACTCCGTATCGGAGCACGTCAGCCCTGTCCTGGCCTTCGGCTTCCTGGGgcccaagcagcagctctctgaggtctGCACTTTCTTCAAG cagatcctgcagtacctgaaggacaTGTTTGACCTGGACAAGGTCAGGTACTCGTCGGTGCCGGCGCTGGCCGAGGACCTCCTGCAGCTGTCGCGGCGCCGCAGCGAGATCCTGCtgggctacctgggcacacagctgccccCCGAGGCCAATGGGCTGCTCCCCACCGACCCTGAGCCCCTCAGGGAGCTcatctga
- the MIGA2 gene encoding mitoguardin 2 isoform X1, producing MAFRRTEGMPLLQALAMTMAEIPVFVYTTFGQSVFAQLRLSPGLRKVLFATALGTVALALAAHQMKRRRRRQLTAEKGGCKPGGITVPILPTRRVSSVKKGYSSRRVQSPGSKSNDTLSGISSIEPSKHSSSSHSLASMVAVSSCSPAAAAGLWEAQAGDAAAVGDSSAESLYVQGMELFEEALQKWEQALTIRQRDSASTSTPVPWDSKRQQESLSESLSEECQRREFAEKLEALLHRAYHLQEEFGASLPADSVLLDLERTLMLPLADGSLRLRTEDEDSSASEDSFFSAAELFDSLHFDQIPFHLSKPVAAYEEALQLVKEGKVACRTLRTELLGCYSDQDFLAKLHCVRQALQELLEDESNQLFFGEVGKQMVIGLMTKADKNPKAFVESYEEMLQYALKQETWATTQQELQGRGVVCMSFFDIVLDFILMDAFEDLENPPSSVLAVLRNRWLSDSFKETALATACWSVLKAKRRLLMVPDGFISHFYSVSEHVSPVLAFGFLGPKQQLSEVCTFFKQQILQYLKDMFDLDKVRYSSVPALAEDLLQLSRRRSEILLGYLGTQLPPEANGLLPTDPEPLRELI from the exons ATGGCCTTCCGGAGGACGGAGGGGATGCCgctgctgcaggccctggcCATGACCATGGCGGAGATCCCTGTCTTTGTGTACACCACCTTCGGGCAG TCTGTCTTCGCCCAGCTGCGGCTGTCCCCCGGCCTGCGCAAGGTCCTCTTCGCCACGGCGCTGGGCACcgtggccctggccctggctgcccaccagatgaagcggcggcggcggaggcagctcactgctgagaagggaggctgcaagccAGGGGGCATCACTGTGCCCATCCTGCCCACCAGAAGGGTCTCCTCCGTGAAGAAAG GCTACTCCAGCAggagggtgcagagccctggcagcaaGAGCAACGATACCCTCAGCGGCATCTCCTCCATCGAGCCCAGCAAgcactccagctcctcccacagcctggcctcg atgGTGGcagtcagctcctgcagcccagcagcagcagcagggctgtgggaggcGCAGGCAGGGGATGCTGCGGCCGTGGGGGACTCCAGTGCTGAGAGCCTCTATGTccaag GCATGGAGCTGTTTGAGGAGGCCCTGCAGAAGTGGGAGCAAGCTCTGACCATCAGGCAGAGGGAcagtgccagcaccagcaccccagtgccctgggacagcaagaggcagcaggagagcctcTCTGAGAGCCTCTCAGAG GAGTGCCAGAGGAGGGagtttgctgagaagctggAGGCCCTGCTGCACAGAGCCTACCACCTGCAGGAGGAGTTCGGAGCCTCGCTGCCCGCGGACAGCGTGCTGCTGGACCTGG agaggaCTCTGATGCTGCCGCTGGCGGACGGCTCCCTGCGGCTGCGCACGGAGGACGAGGACAGCTCAGCCTCTGAGGACTCCTtcttctctgcagcagag ctctttgaCTCTCTTCactttgatcagatccccttccACCTCTCCAAGCCAGTGGCTGCCTATGaagaagctctgcagctggtgaaGGAGGGGAAGGTTGCGTGCCGGACGCTGAg GACAGAGCTCCTCGGCTGCTACAGCGACCAGGACTTCCTTGCCAAGCTGCACTGTGTCAGGCAGGCTCTCCAG gagctgctggaggatgaAAGCAACCAACTGTTCTTTGGGGAGGTTGGGAAGCAAATGGTGATAGGGCTGATGACAAAGGCTGACAAG AACCCCAAAGCCTTcgtggagagctatgaggagatgctgcagtATGCCCTGAAGCAGGAGACCTGGGCAAccacccagcaggagctgcagggaagaggg GTGGTGTGCATGAGCTTCTTTGACATTGTGTTGGACTTCATCCTGATGGATGCCTTTGAGGACCTGGAGAACCCTCCCTCCTCCGTGCTGGCCGTGCTGCGCAACCGCTGGCTGTCCGACAGCTTCAAGGAGACT GCTCTGGCCACTGCCTGCTGGTCAGttctgaaagcaaaaagaaGGCTTCTGATG gTCCCGGATGGGTTTATCTCTCACTTCTACTCCGTATCGGAGCACGTCAGCCCTGTCCTGGCCTTCGGCTTCCTGGGgcccaagcagcagctctctgaggtctGCACTTTCTTCAAG cagcagatcctgcagtacctgaaggacaTGTTTGACCTGGACAAGGTCAGGTACTCGTCGGTGCCGGCGCTGGCCGAGGACCTCCTGCAGCTGTCGCGGCGCCGCAGCGAGATCCTGCtgggctacctgggcacacagctgccccCCGAGGCCAATGGGCTGCTCCCCACCGACCCTGAGCCCCTCAGGGAGCTcatctga
- the DOLPP1 gene encoding dolichyldiphosphatase 1 yields the protein MAAVGECSLPALWRPLSLTHVEYPAGDFSGQLLAYVSLGPVFIIVGFVTLIIFKRELHTISFLGGLAFNEGVNWLIKNVIREPRPCQEAHAAVGTKYGMPSSHSQFMWFFSVYSFLFLYLRMHQTTHARFLDLLWRHLLTLALLTGALLVSYSRVYLLYHTWSQVLYGGVAGSIMAIAWFAFTQEILTPLFPRIAAWPISEFFLIRDTSLIPNILWFEYTVTRAEARNRQRKLGTKLQ from the exons ATGGCCGCAGTCGGGGAGTGCTCGCTGCCCGCGCTGTGGCGGCCGCTCTCGCTCACTCACGTCGAGTACCCCGCAG gtgaCTTCTCTGGCCAGCTCCTGGCCTACGTCAGCCTGGGGCCAGTGTTCATCATTGTTGGCTTCGTGACCCTCATCATCTTCAAGAGGGAGCTGCACACG ATCTCCTTCCTGGGGGGCCTGGCCTTCAACGAGGGAGTCAACTGGCTGATCAAGAATGTCATCAGGGAGCCACGGCCCTGCCAAG aAGCTCACGCAGCAGTGGGCACCAAGTACGGgatgccctccagccactcccaGTTCATGTGGTTCTTCTCTGTCtattccttcctcttcctctactTGAG GATGCACCAGACCACCCACGCGCGCTTCCTGGACCTGCTGTGGCGGCACCTGCTGACCCTGGCGCTGCTGACCGGGGCCCTGCTGGTCTCCTACAGCAG ggTTTATTTGCTCTACCACACCTGGAGCCAGGTCCTCTATGGAGGTGTGGCAGGAAGCATCATGGCCATAGCCTGGTTTGCCTTCACACAGGAGATCCTCACCCCTCTCTTCCCAAGGATAGCTGCGTG GCCAATCTCAGAGTTCTTTCTAATCCGAGACACCAGCCTCATCCCCAACATCCTGTGGTTTGAGTACACAGTGACCAGGGCAGAGGCCAG GAACAGACAGCGCAAGCTGGGCACCAAGCTGCAGTGA